A region from the uncultured Bacteroides sp. genome encodes:
- a CDS encoding TraL conjugative transposon family protein, translating to MIRKIIQRVNEWLEDRLRSLVRPSSPDARVIVIVTMLIVFSGLSIYMTVSSIYNLGKDKGRELQIEQIETLKLQQQQRDSINHQNKFYNGTGEFE from the coding sequence ATGATACGGAAAATCATTCAACGTGTAAACGAATGGCTGGAAGACCGCTTGCGTAGTCTTGTCAGACCATCAAGCCCCGATGCGCGGGTAATCGTAATCGTTACGATGCTAATAGTATTCAGTGGTTTGTCTATCTACATGACTGTTTCTTCGATTTACAATTTAGGTAAAGACAAAGGACGGGAATTGCAGATAGAACAGATAGAAACCCTGAAACTGCAACAGCAGCAGAGGGATAGTATTAACCATCAAAACAAGTTTTATAATGGAACAGGAGAATTTGAATAA
- the traM gene encoding conjugative transposon protein TraM → MEQENLNKGMPLETEAVPGVQPSAPDSKPGGGKEPKKSPPKKELSLAERQKRKKMLIMPLFFLIFGGAMWLIFAPSDKDETKVEGLSGLNAELPVPKDEGIVGDKRDAYEREAMRQKEQERIRSLQDFSTMFNQVEEQNLEESKQSEYYESPSAQQTKPANNLQASASAYQDINKQLGEWYEEPAGKSTQELAVEERMNELERKLEEAEVRKAAEDEQTALLEKSYAMAARYMPPQAGQTPVESNNAVPSANEKINVQPVKQVHHNVVSLLSAPMADDEFIESFSQPRNMGFFTAAGNEGAKDKNSIRACVYQTVTLTSGKELQIRLLEPMLAGNILIPVNSVITGACRIGSERMEVAIGSIQYAGNIIPVELQVYDLDGQRGISVPNSDEIKAAKEIASQMAQSAGSSITITDDAGSQFAADIGKSLIQGASQYVSKKMSIVKVTLKANHRLLLLPKEN, encoded by the coding sequence ATGGAACAGGAGAATTTGAATAAAGGGATGCCACTGGAAACGGAGGCTGTTCCCGGAGTACAACCATCTGCGCCGGATAGTAAGCCGGGAGGAGGAAAAGAACCTAAGAAGTCGCCACCTAAAAAGGAACTTTCATTGGCGGAGAGGCAGAAACGTAAAAAGATGCTGATAATGCCGCTGTTCTTCCTCATTTTCGGCGGTGCGATGTGGCTGATCTTTGCCCCTTCGGATAAAGACGAAACAAAGGTCGAAGGACTGTCGGGTTTGAATGCCGAACTGCCTGTGCCCAAAGACGAAGGCATTGTCGGAGATAAACGCGATGCTTACGAGCGGGAAGCCATGCGGCAAAAGGAACAGGAACGGATACGTTCTTTGCAGGATTTCTCAACCATGTTCAACCAAGTGGAAGAACAAAATCTGGAAGAATCCAAACAATCGGAGTATTACGAAAGTCCATCGGCACAGCAAACAAAACCTGCAAATAACCTGCAAGCCTCTGCAAGTGCCTATCAGGATATAAATAAGCAGTTGGGGGAATGGTACGAAGAGCCTGCCGGAAAGAGTACACAGGAACTTGCTGTCGAAGAGCGCATGAATGAACTCGAACGCAAGCTGGAAGAAGCCGAAGTACGGAAAGCCGCCGAGGACGAACAGACCGCTTTGCTTGAAAAGTCCTATGCAATGGCGGCGAGGTATATGCCGCCACAGGCCGGACAAACCCCTGTTGAGAGTAACAATGCAGTTCCTTCTGCAAATGAGAAGATAAATGTTCAACCTGTAAAGCAGGTGCATCACAACGTAGTATCACTGTTATCCGCACCGATGGCGGACGATGAGTTTATTGAATCATTCAGCCAGCCCCGCAATATGGGATTTTTTACTGCTGCCGGAAACGAGGGTGCGAAAGATAAGAACAGTATCCGTGCCTGTGTGTACCAGACCGTAACACTGACAAGCGGAAAGGAATTGCAAATACGCCTGTTAGAACCAATGCTGGCAGGCAATATCCTTATCCCTGTAAACTCGGTTATTACCGGAGCGTGCCGTATCGGTAGCGAACGGATGGAGGTTGCAATCGGTTCGATTCAATATGCAGGTAATATTATTCCGGTTGAACTGCAAGTGTACGATTTGGATGGGCAAAGGGGTATTTCCGTGCCGAACTCCGATGAGATAAAAGCCGCTAAAGAGATAGCCTCGCAAATGGCACAGTCGGCAGGGTCAAGTATTACGATTACCGATGATGCAGGTTCGCAGTTTGCCGCCGATATTGGGAAAAGCCTTATACAAGGGGCATCGCAGTATGTAAGCAAGAAGATGAGCATCGTTAAGGTTACGCTCAAAGCGAACCACCGCTTACTGCTCCTGCCTAAAGAGAATTAA
- the traN gene encoding conjugative transposon protein TraN has protein sequence MKRIFLMFALAVSVFIVSAQEVTEETATVTQTKPTTGDYYQGFTRPLTFDRMIPPYALEVTFNKTVHVIFPAPIRYVDLGSADLLAAKADGTENVLRVKAALRDFSRESNLSVITEDGNYYTFNVKYADEPVKLSVEMTDFLHDGEAVNRPNNALAVYMQELGQESPLLVKLIMQSIYKNNDREIKHLGSKRFGIQHTLKGVYTHNGLLYFHLQLKNSSNVPFNIDFITFKIVDKKVAKRTAIQEQVIWPLRAYNNLMVIGGKRTERTIFTLPKFTIPDDKMLVIELNEQEGGRHQRFTVDNADLVRAKVINELKVK, from the coding sequence ATGAAACGAATTTTTTTGATGTTCGCCCTTGCGGTGAGCGTATTTATAGTGAGCGCACAGGAAGTAACCGAAGAAACGGCTACCGTAACACAGACCAAGCCCACAACGGGCGACTACTATCAGGGCTTTACCCGCCCGCTGACGTTCGATAGGATGATACCGCCCTATGCGTTGGAGGTAACATTCAATAAAACCGTCCACGTTATTTTCCCTGCACCAATCAGGTATGTCGATTTAGGGTCGGCAGATCTTCTCGCGGCGAAAGCGGATGGAACGGAAAACGTGTTGCGAGTAAAAGCCGCTTTACGGGATTTCAGCCGGGAGAGTAACCTGTCCGTCATTACCGAAGATGGAAATTATTATACGTTCAATGTAAAGTATGCGGACGAACCTGTAAAGCTATCCGTTGAAATGACCGACTTCCTGCACGATGGGGAGGCGGTGAACCGTCCGAACAATGCACTTGCCGTCTATATGCAGGAGTTAGGACAGGAATCACCCCTGCTTGTCAAGCTGATTATGCAGTCCATCTACAAAAACAATGACAGGGAAATCAAACATTTAGGCAGTAAGCGTTTCGGTATACAGCATACGTTAAAAGGCGTTTATACCCATAACGGCTTGTTGTATTTCCACCTGCAACTGAAAAACTCTTCCAACGTGCCGTTCAATATAGATTTTATCACGTTCAAAATCGTGGATAAAAAGGTCGCCAAACGCACGGCAATTCAGGAACAGGTGATCTGGCCGCTACGCGCCTATAACAATTTGATGGTAATAGGCGGTAAGCGCACAGAGCGCACAATTTTTACCCTGCCGAAATTTACGATACCCGATGATAAAATGCTTGTTATCGAACTGAACGAACAGGAAGGCGGCAGGCATCAGCGTTTCACGGTCGATAATGCCGATTTGGTACGCGCAAAGGTTATTAACGAACTGAAAGTGAAATAA
- a CDS encoding conjugal transfer protein TraO yields the protein MKRLSFIMAIVLCLFFTDQVHAQRQLPGMQGIQVTGGMVDGIYSSALDNEAGYYFGAAMATYAKNGNKWVFGAEFMERYYPYRTIRIPVSQFTAEGGYYLKILSDPSNTFLLSLGGSALAGYETSNWGEKTLYDGSTLENKDAFIYGGAITLEVETYLTDRVVLLLTGRERILWGNSMGHFHTQFGIGLKFIIN from the coding sequence ATGAAGCGGTTATCTTTTATCATGGCGATTGTGCTGTGCCTGTTCTTTACAGACCAGGTACACGCGCAACGTCAGCTACCGGGTATGCAAGGCATACAGGTAACAGGCGGAATGGTGGACGGTATATATTCGTCCGCATTGGATAACGAAGCCGGATATTACTTCGGCGCGGCAATGGCAACTTATGCAAAGAATGGGAATAAATGGGTATTCGGTGCGGAGTTTATGGAACGGTATTATCCGTACCGGACAATCCGCATTCCGGTTTCGCAGTTTACCGCTGAAGGCGGCTACTATCTGAAAATCCTGTCCGACCCGTCAAATACTTTTTTACTGTCGTTAGGCGGTTCAGCCCTTGCAGGCTATGAGACATCGAATTGGGGCGAAAAGACCCTGTACGATGGTTCTACGCTCGAAAACAAAGACGCATTTATCTACGGCGGGGCAATTACGTTGGAGGTGGAAACCTATCTGACCGACCGTGTTGTGTTGCTCCTGACAGGGCGTGAACGCATCCTTTGGGGCAACTCTATGGGGCATTTTCATACGCAGTTCGGTATCGGGCTGAAATTTATAATCAATTAA
- a CDS encoding DUF3872 domain-containing protein: protein MRKIKSFFGITAWLVAIMLLALACNDSMDINKVYAFDLVCMPIQKKIVQGEVAEIRCRIIKEGDYRDTRYFIRYFQPDGVGELRLDNGTVLLPNDLYPLDKETFRIYYISHCTDQQVIDVYIEDNHGQVVQKTFSFQNDKVEDETEDDNDNL, encoded by the coding sequence ATGAGAAAAATAAAGAGTTTTTTCGGGATAACGGCGTGGCTGGTGGCGATAATGCTACTGGCCTTAGCCTGTAACGACAGCATGGATATTAATAAGGTTTACGCATTTGATCTGGTTTGTATGCCGATTCAGAAGAAAATCGTTCAGGGAGAAGTGGCGGAAATCCGTTGTCGGATCATAAAGGAGGGGGACTACCGGGACACACGGTATTTTATCCGTTATTTTCAGCCTGACGGAGTGGGTGAGCTTCGACTGGACAACGGAACGGTTCTTCTTCCGAATGACCTTTATCCGTTGGATAAGGAAACGTTTCGGATATATTACATTTCCCACTGTACCGACCAACAGGTGATAGACGTGTATATCGAGGATAATCACGGGCAGGTGGTACAAAAGACTTTCTCGTTTCAGAATGATAAGGTAGAGGACGAAACGGAAGATGATAATGATAATTTGTAG
- a CDS encoding M23 family metallopeptidase, translating to MKYILMFFIALFHLSASGQSGDSLNRKPEIEKYTEQVYFATEFQQIADSLKLSIDELCSYPVIFPIKKPERISSGFGMRKHPIYRVWKFHTGIDIPGAKGTPVYAAGNGIVTRKGYCSGYGNFIEVEHAGGFRSFYAHLSRTMVNVGDSVEIARQIACVGSPGIATGSHLHYEVRKGKRYLNPTGWCNLLFEIYYKKER from the coding sequence ATGAAATATATACTAATGTTCTTTATCGCCTTGTTTCATCTGTCTGCATCGGGGCAATCAGGCGATTCTCTAAACAGGAAACCGGAGATCGAAAAATATACGGAACAGGTTTATTTTGCAACGGAATTTCAGCAGATAGCCGATTCGTTGAAACTATCTATTGATGAGCTATGCAGCTATCCTGTGATTTTTCCGATTAAGAAACCGGAACGTATTTCATCGGGATTCGGGATGCGGAAACATCCGATTTACAGGGTGTGGAAATTCCATACAGGAATTGATATTCCGGGGGCAAAAGGTACTCCCGTGTACGCTGCCGGAAACGGAATTGTAACCCGCAAAGGTTATTGTTCAGGGTATGGAAACTTTATAGAAGTTGAACACGCAGGCGGTTTTCGTTCATTCTATGCGCATTTAAGCAGAACAATGGTAAATGTAGGCGATTCGGTAGAGATAGCACGACAAATTGCTTGTGTAGGTAGTCCCGGAATAGCAACAGGTAGCCACTTACATTATGAAGTAAGAAAAGGAAAACGCTATCTGAATCCGACCGGATGGTGTAACCTGCTGTTTGAAATATATTATAAAAAAGAGAGATGA
- a CDS encoding ATP-binding protein, giving the protein MITELDFENLISRPESTILDFKREQYKIINDESGIKTAGFVKDIISFANTIRTETAYVIIGISTDNDNKELIGIDFNIDDATFQEKIKDKVYPKPNFLYYSINYKSKKFGIIEIPVSKYSEPIAPIVKMKGLEVGKIYFRRGSSNAEAIGKEVILIDKWLDSLPSVVESLSLNDEISSLLSNLTSNRYQLSNILSDTLRVAKKHSLKSLIDFCLGELSGWDRPKNEESYNFLSYRMQPTLIVSGVVQLNNNSIYSSSQIYSQLKNSDGVYERSILFTPSINYLENLVAQYKTKNDALATYNTTMDKLFGDGTMSDFPITAVATTDSFDNIYSRIRQKLIDILLTV; this is encoded by the coding sequence ATGATTACAGAACTTGATTTTGAGAATTTGATTAGTAGACCAGAATCTACGATATTGGATTTTAAAAGAGAGCAATATAAGATTATAAATGACGAATCTGGAATTAAAACAGCTGGATTTGTTAAAGATATAATAAGTTTTGCTAATACAATCCGAACAGAAACAGCCTATGTTATAATAGGCATATCAACTGATAATGATAATAAAGAATTAATAGGAATTGATTTTAATATTGATGATGCTACTTTTCAAGAAAAAATAAAGGATAAAGTATATCCTAAGCCCAATTTCCTATACTATTCTATAAATTATAAATCGAAAAAATTTGGAATTATAGAAATCCCTGTTTCAAAATATTCAGAACCTATAGCACCAATAGTAAAAATGAAGGGATTGGAAGTTGGGAAAATCTATTTTAGGAGAGGCTCTTCGAATGCTGAAGCCATAGGTAAGGAGGTTATTCTTATAGATAAATGGTTAGATAGTCTTCCATCCGTAGTCGAATCACTAAGTCTAAACGATGAAATTTCAAGTTTGTTATCAAATCTCACATCAAATAGATATCAATTATCAAATATACTTTCTGATACTTTAAGAGTTGCTAAAAAACATTCCTTAAAATCTTTAATCGATTTTTGTTTAGGAGAACTATCGGGTTGGGACAGACCTAAAAATGAGGAATCATATAACTTCTTAAGTTATAGAATGCAACCTACTCTAATTGTATCAGGGGTAGTGCAGCTAAATAATAATTCAATTTATTCATCATCACAAATATATAGTCAATTGAAAAATAGTGATGGAGTATATGAACGAAGCATCTTATTTACTCCATCAATAAACTATTTAGAAAATTTAGTCGCCCAATATAAAACTAAAAATGATGCATTGGCCACATATAACACCACTATGGACAAACTTTTTGGAGATGGAACTATGTCCGATTTTCCAATAACCGCAGTGGCTACAACTGATAGTTTTGATAATATTTACAGTAGAATCAGACAAAAATTAATTGACATACTACTTACGGTATAA
- a CDS encoding SIR2 family protein: MYTNKGAYALLLGAGISRSAHIPSGWEVENMLIEQLAATQGAADIEDWHQWYKDKYGDSATYSSLLEELVKEPTERVQLMRGFFEPTDEERELGWKKPTKAHGAIAKLAKEGYIRVILTTNFDRLLERALEAEDVIPQVIYHESDIEKSTPIVHGKTVTIIKINGDYIDCRFRNTTEELDNYPEAMKNYVSRIFEDYGLITCGWSATWDKGLVDIINGSSSSRYNSFFTNVGEASDVMKALAISRRGEIMLIKGADDLFTELHEQVVALEQSNTSRRLNYDVMMSRVKKYLSSEQYNIDYSDLIEKFGTEAYDKIMAKANYNFTITPEQFFAYFELHHNAVKPLIDIAILTARWGKAHHIEAFGDIMVKLCTKPFRSGEITTEGTQYLHALGATLLLNAIGIACVKYDRYTELNKILKLSVPAGNFIGFYRKSLLSLLGSTHWRYDELNYLAGINYIYPWSFILLKRLRSHFIGCFTVDSEYENTFYIWEHLKSLVFGYNQCYILDRFYVPTGQFLRSRVEYKMRQNGEEPYSVFFDNADKLKGEWEPVKQGMFNGNYDEYKKNFDQAEEYYKQNMSY; this comes from the coding sequence ATGTATACTAACAAGGGAGCTTATGCCCTTTTGCTTGGTGCTGGCATTTCTCGGTCTGCACATATTCCATCAGGATGGGAGGTCGAGAATATGCTAATAGAACAATTAGCAGCGACTCAAGGTGCTGCCGATATAGAAGATTGGCATCAATGGTATAAAGATAAATATGGAGATTCGGCAACTTATTCATCCTTGCTGGAAGAATTGGTTAAAGAACCGACTGAGCGTGTGCAGTTGATGAGAGGATTCTTTGAACCAACAGATGAAGAAAGGGAATTAGGTTGGAAGAAACCAACGAAAGCTCACGGAGCGATAGCTAAGTTAGCTAAGGAGGGTTATATTCGTGTAATTCTAACAACCAATTTCGACCGTTTACTTGAACGTGCACTTGAAGCAGAGGATGTTATCCCGCAAGTGATATACCATGAAAGTGATATTGAAAAATCTACTCCTATTGTTCATGGCAAAACGGTTACTATCATTAAGATAAATGGTGATTATATTGACTGCCGCTTTCGTAATACGACAGAAGAATTAGATAACTATCCCGAAGCAATGAAAAATTACGTTAGTCGTATATTCGAGGATTATGGTCTTATTACTTGTGGATGGTCTGCAACATGGGATAAAGGATTGGTTGATATTATTAATGGTTCATCATCTTCACGCTATAATTCTTTTTTTACGAATGTAGGAGAGGCAAGTGATGTTATGAAAGCATTAGCCATATCCAGGCGTGGTGAGATTATGCTAATAAAGGGAGCTGACGATCTCTTTACTGAACTTCATGAGCAAGTTGTAGCATTGGAGCAAAGTAATACAAGCCGTCGTTTGAATTACGATGTAATGATGTCAAGAGTGAAAAAATACTTATCATCAGAACAGTATAATATTGATTATTCAGACTTGATAGAGAAATTCGGAACTGAAGCTTATGATAAAATAATGGCTAAAGCCAATTATAATTTCACTATCACACCAGAGCAATTTTTCGCTTATTTTGAATTACACCATAATGCAGTGAAACCTTTGATAGATATAGCGATACTTACAGCAAGATGGGGTAAAGCACATCATATTGAAGCATTCGGGGATATCATGGTTAAACTATGCACAAAACCTTTCCGAAGCGGGGAAATCACTACTGAAGGTACTCAATATCTACATGCTTTAGGTGCGACTTTATTGTTGAATGCAATAGGGATAGCATGTGTAAAATATGATCGATACACAGAACTAAACAAAATATTAAAACTAAGCGTACCCGCTGGGAACTTTATAGGATTTTACAGAAAATCATTACTATCCCTACTTGGTTCGACACATTGGAGGTACGATGAATTAAACTATTTAGCTGGTATTAATTACATTTATCCGTGGAGCTTCATCCTTCTTAAAAGGTTACGTTCTCATTTCATAGGGTGTTTTACCGTTGACTCGGAATACGAAAATACTTTTTACATATGGGAACATTTGAAGTCTCTCGTTTTTGGCTACAATCAATGTTATATACTGGATCGTTTTTATGTACCCACAGGGCAATTTCTCCGCAGCAGAGTTGAATACAAGATGCGTCAGAATGGGGAAGAGCCTTACAGTGTATTTTTTGACAATGCAGACAAACTAAAAGGTGAATGGGAGCCTGTCAAACAAGGGATGTTTAATGGTAACTATGATGAATACAAGAAGAATTTTGACCAAGCAGAAGAATATTACAAACAAAATATGAGTTATTGA